ATGAGCCCGAAGGATGTGTACAAAAAGTCGAGCCCTGCCGTGGTTCTTATCCTGGGCAGCGATGGTGGAGCTAAAGGATCCGGTGGCACTGGATCGATTATTCATTCAGATGGGTACGTGGTTACCAATGCGCACGTCGTGATTGGTGCCGAGGGCAAGCCTTTAAAGCGACTTTATGTGTACCTCAAGCCGCCGAAGTTGACGGGCGACAATCAAAAAGATTTAGTGAACCGGTATAAGGCTACAGTTGTTGGCTTTAGCCCCGCGGCGGAACTTGATTTAGCCCTTCTTAAGATAGAAGGTGCCCCGAAAGATTTAC
This genomic window from Deltaproteobacteria bacterium contains:
- a CDS encoding trypsin-like peptidase domain-containing protein, with the protein product MRIVTLALALIMLTPIQASAMSPKDVYKKSSPAVVLILGSDGGAKGSGGTGSIIHSDGYVVTNAHVVIGAEGKPLKRLYVYLKPPKLTGDNQKDLVNRYKATVVGFSPAAELDLALLKIEGAPKDL